The proteins below are encoded in one region of Microbacterium pygmaeum:
- a CDS encoding MFS transporter, which produces MTDTLQLAPPRRRAFGLVVAAASVPMFMATLDNLVMTNALPVLHERLGATVEELQWFVNAYTLAFASMILVASALGDRFGRRTVFLIGITIFGVGSVLAALSTDPAQLIAARALQGFGGAGVLPLSLALISGGVAPQRRPLAIGIWGGISGLGVAVGPLVGGAVMEGWNWQAIFWINVPVALIAIPLAYFVLRNDFGSRSRIDVFGALLAGLGVLALVHAIVRGNDDGWDSLGVIAEIVGAVVLLVGFVLWQVRATSPLVPLRLFSDRSFSVTNVVGFAFSFGTFGAVFILIQYMQVVQGSSPLEAAVQTTPWTLAPMIVAPLAGIFAPRVGTRVLMVTGLGLQAIALGWLALLLSTDLDYAQLVIPFVMAGVGMGLVFAPSATALLATLGLVDHAKASGVNSTVREIGIALGTAVMTAVFVSAGGELRPDLYVDAARPAVLVGAAVLVVGMIAAFWLPSGRSGRFAPAEPAAAASSPELTLSSPS; this is translated from the coding sequence ATGACCGACACCCTTCAGCTCGCACCCCCGCGACGCCGCGCCTTCGGGCTGGTCGTGGCCGCAGCATCCGTCCCGATGTTCATGGCGACGCTCGACAACCTCGTGATGACCAACGCGCTCCCGGTGCTGCACGAGCGGCTGGGGGCGACGGTCGAGGAGCTCCAATGGTTCGTGAACGCCTACACGCTCGCGTTCGCCAGCATGATCCTGGTGGCCTCCGCCCTCGGCGACCGGTTCGGGCGCCGCACGGTGTTCCTGATCGGGATCACGATCTTCGGCGTCGGCTCCGTGCTGGCGGCCCTCAGCACCGACCCGGCGCAATTGATCGCCGCTCGTGCTTTACAGGGCTTCGGCGGCGCCGGAGTGCTGCCGCTCTCGCTCGCGTTGATCTCCGGCGGAGTCGCTCCGCAACGCCGGCCGCTGGCCATCGGCATCTGGGGCGGCATCTCGGGGCTCGGCGTCGCGGTCGGCCCGCTCGTCGGCGGCGCCGTCATGGAGGGCTGGAACTGGCAGGCGATCTTCTGGATCAACGTGCCGGTCGCCCTCATCGCGATCCCGCTCGCGTACTTCGTGCTGCGCAACGACTTCGGCTCACGCTCGCGGATCGACGTCTTCGGGGCGCTGCTGGCCGGACTCGGCGTGCTCGCCCTGGTGCACGCGATCGTGCGGGGCAACGACGACGGGTGGGACTCGCTCGGAGTGATCGCGGAGATCGTCGGCGCTGTCGTGCTGCTGGTCGGCTTCGTCCTGTGGCAGGTGCGCGCGACGTCGCCGCTCGTGCCGCTGCGGCTCTTCTCGGACCGATCGTTCTCGGTCACCAACGTCGTCGGCTTCGCGTTCAGCTTCGGCACGTTCGGGGCGGTGTTCATCCTGATCCAGTACATGCAGGTCGTCCAGGGCTCGTCGCCGCTGGAAGCAGCTGTGCAGACCACCCCCTGGACCCTGGCGCCGATGATCGTCGCGCCGCTCGCGGGCATCTTCGCGCCGCGCGTGGGCACCCGCGTGCTGATGGTGACGGGGCTCGGGCTGCAGGCCATCGCGCTGGGCTGGCTGGCGCTGTTGCTGTCGACCGACCTGGACTACGCGCAGCTCGTGATCCCGTTCGTGATGGCGGGGGTCGGCATGGGCCTGGTCTTCGCTCCCTCGGCGACGGCGCTGCTGGCGACCCTGGGGCTGGTCGACCACGCGAAGGCGTCGGGCGTGAACTCCACAGTGCGCGAGATCGGCATCGCCCTGGGGACGGCCGTGATGACGGCGGTGTTCGTGAGCGCCGGGGGCGAACTGCGTCCGGACCTGTATGTGGATGCCGCCCGCCCCGCCGTCCTGGTCGGTGCCGCCGTGCTGGTGGTCGGGATGATCGCGGCGTTCTGGCTCCCGTCGGGTCGTTCGGGGCGTTTCGCCCCCGCTGAGCCCGCCGCCGCAGCATCCTCCCCCGAACTCACCCTCTCTTCGCCGAGCTGA
- a CDS encoding Fur family transcriptional regulator, giving the protein MSADTTSPPSPHDAHELLHRTAPDAAVEAALDDLRAHGQRVTQARRAVLEVLAGTPDHVTADQVVALLSSSHPQVHRATVYRTLETLVEFGLVSHMHGSAGATLYHFASAAEGHGHLHAHCRICGRVVVLEADVLAEAASRSADETGFRLEPSQSVLVGLCAACAA; this is encoded by the coding sequence ATGTCCGCAGACACGACGTCGCCGCCATCCCCGCACGATGCGCACGAACTGCTGCATCGGACGGCGCCGGATGCCGCCGTCGAGGCCGCGCTGGACGACCTGCGGGCCCACGGTCAGCGGGTCACGCAGGCCCGCCGCGCTGTGCTCGAGGTCCTCGCAGGAACCCCGGATCACGTCACCGCGGATCAGGTGGTCGCGCTGCTGTCCTCGTCGCACCCGCAGGTGCACCGGGCGACGGTCTACCGCACGCTGGAGACCCTCGTCGAGTTCGGCCTGGTCTCGCATATGCACGGCTCGGCCGGCGCGACGCTGTACCACTTCGCCTCCGCCGCGGAGGGCCACGGTCATCTGCACGCGCACTGCCGCATCTGCGGCCGGGTGGTCGTGCTCGAGGCGGACGTGCTGGCCGAGGCCGCTTCGAGGTCGGCCGACGAGACCGGATTCCGCCTGGAGCCGTCGCAGTCGGTGCTGGTGGGTCTGTGCGCGGCCTGCGCCGCGTGA
- a CDS encoding energy-coupling factor ABC transporter permease: MHVPDGFLNLPTSIATGVVAAGAIAVALRRSRSEFVDDRKAPMVGIVATLIFAAQMINFPVGAGTSGHLMGGALAAVLVGPATGLLCISVVLIVQAFLFADGGITALGTNITLIGVVTVLVGWGVFRALMLLLPGRRWSVAVASAVGAFVSVPAAAAVFVLLFAIGGAVPVPLDAVMAAMVGWHAVIGLGEAVITGLIVSAVLATRPDLVYGARFERPARVRSAAEVRA; encoded by the coding sequence ATGCACGTTCCCGACGGATTCCTGAATCTGCCCACATCGATCGCCACCGGCGTGGTGGCAGCAGGCGCCATCGCGGTGGCCCTGCGCCGCTCCCGATCGGAGTTCGTCGACGACCGCAAGGCCCCGATGGTCGGGATCGTCGCGACGCTGATCTTCGCAGCCCAGATGATCAACTTCCCGGTCGGCGCGGGCACGAGCGGACACCTGATGGGCGGCGCCCTCGCGGCGGTCCTGGTCGGTCCCGCGACCGGCCTCTTATGCATCAGCGTGGTGCTCATCGTGCAGGCGTTCCTCTTCGCCGACGGGGGGATCACCGCCCTCGGCACGAACATCACCCTCATCGGCGTCGTGACCGTGCTCGTCGGCTGGGGGGTCTTCCGCGCCCTGATGCTCCTGCTCCCCGGTCGACGCTGGTCGGTGGCCGTCGCATCCGCCGTCGGCGCGTTCGTCTCGGTGCCCGCCGCCGCCGCCGTCTTCGTCCTCCTGTTCGCGATCGGCGGCGCCGTGCCGGTGCCGTTGGATGCGGTGATGGCCGCCATGGTCGGCTGGCACGCCGTCATCGGCCTCGGGGAGGCGGTCATCACCGGCCTCATCGTCTCGGCGGTCCTGGCCACCCGACCCGACCTCGTCTACGGTGCGAGGTTCGAGCGCCCCGCACGGGTGCGCAGCGCGGCAGAGGTGAGGGCATGA
- a CDS encoding urease accessory protein UreD codes for MSPTATAADGPLYGGPRLQPAHFEPDRVPVEVARHGVDPHTLQVGSPGKVGILELDFELRGAADAGSGLRRTDLVHHYQKTPLQIMRPLYYNPLRPDMPYTYILTTGGGVLHGDRQRTDLRFGAGTSAHVTTQAHTKLYRMETGYATALVNIDVEAGAYAEYLPDPVIPFAGSRYYQRVAVTMQEGASLVTGETIYAGRLTRGEHNQYDVYASDFEVRRVGGGAEGRPLAIDRVRLVPERGHVGGLAVLDGRDIFASLYVLSGLVPAARIADALYAAVGAVVAASDDPSARFGVSVLPGDTGAWLRLIADDTITALASQTAAAAAAHELLTGRAAPRIRKS; via the coding sequence GTGAGCCCCACCGCCACGGCGGCGGACGGTCCGCTGTACGGCGGACCCCGCCTGCAGCCCGCGCACTTCGAACCGGATCGCGTGCCGGTCGAGGTCGCCCGGCACGGCGTCGACCCGCACACCCTGCAGGTCGGCAGCCCGGGCAAGGTCGGCATCCTCGAGCTGGACTTCGAGCTGCGCGGGGCCGCGGATGCCGGAAGCGGCCTGCGGCGCACCGATCTGGTCCACCACTACCAGAAGACACCGCTGCAGATCATGCGGCCGCTGTACTACAACCCGCTGCGGCCCGACATGCCCTACACGTACATCCTGACCACGGGCGGCGGCGTGCTGCACGGGGACCGGCAGCGCACCGACCTGCGCTTCGGCGCGGGGACCTCGGCGCATGTGACCACGCAGGCGCACACCAAGCTGTACCGGATGGAGACCGGCTACGCGACGGCGCTCGTGAACATCGACGTCGAGGCCGGCGCCTACGCGGAGTACCTTCCGGACCCGGTGATCCCGTTCGCGGGGTCGCGGTACTACCAGCGCGTCGCCGTCACGATGCAGGAGGGCGCATCGCTGGTGACGGGCGAGACGATCTACGCCGGCCGCCTCACCCGCGGCGAGCACAACCAGTACGACGTCTACGCGAGCGACTTCGAGGTGCGAAGGGTCGGCGGCGGCGCGGAGGGCCGCCCGCTCGCGATCGATCGGGTGCGCCTCGTTCCCGAGCGCGGACACGTCGGTGGACTCGCCGTCCTGGACGGACGCGACATCTTCGCCAGCCTGTACGTCCTGTCCGGACTCGTTCCCGCCGCACGCATCGCCGACGCGCTGTACGCGGCGGTGGGCGCCGTGGTCGCGGCATCCGATGATCCATCCGCCCGCTTCGGCGTGAGCGTCCTGCCCGGCGACACCGGAGCCTGGCTGCGCCTGATCGCCGATGACACCATCACGGCGCTCGCATCCCAGACCGCCGCCGCGGCGGCTGCGCACGAGCTGCTGACCGGCCGCGCGGCGCCGCGCATCCGCAAATCGTGA
- the ureG gene encoding urease accessory protein UreG — protein MSDNVLRLGIGGPVGTGKTALTEALVPLFIAAGRTPGVITNDIYTQEDAHHVRRELAGILDPEKVIGVETGACPHTAVRDDPTMNLAAGEEMLERFPEIDTLIYESGGDNLTLTFSPALADVFVFVLDTSNGEKMPRKRGPGITESDILVINKIDIAQYVRTNLEIMERDAHAVRDGKPVVLTNSLDGTGLHELFDRILAHWDATRPELVA, from the coding sequence ATGAGCGACAACGTCCTGCGACTCGGCATCGGCGGTCCCGTCGGAACCGGCAAGACGGCCCTGACCGAGGCCCTCGTGCCGCTGTTCATCGCCGCCGGCCGCACTCCGGGCGTGATCACCAACGACATCTACACCCAGGAGGACGCGCACCACGTGCGGCGCGAGCTCGCCGGCATCCTCGACCCGGAGAAGGTGATCGGCGTCGAGACCGGCGCCTGCCCGCACACCGCGGTCCGCGACGATCCGACGATGAACCTCGCCGCGGGCGAGGAGATGCTCGAGCGCTTCCCCGAGATCGACACGCTCATCTACGAGTCCGGCGGCGACAACCTGACGCTCACCTTCTCGCCTGCGCTCGCGGACGTGTTCGTCTTCGTGCTGGACACCTCCAACGGCGAGAAGATGCCGCGCAAGCGCGGCCCCGGGATCACCGAGAGCGACATCCTCGTGATCAACAAGATCGACATCGCCCAGTACGTGCGCACGAACCTGGAGATCATGGAGCGCGATGCGCACGCAGTGCGCGACGGGAAGCCGGTCGTTCTGACCAATTCCCTGGACGGCACGGGCCTGCACGAGCTCTTCGACCGGATCCTCGCGCACTGGGACGCCACCAGACCCGAGCTGGTCGCGTGA
- the cbiQ gene encoding cobalt ECF transporter T component CbiQ, whose amino-acid sequence MTRSVWGHSPGDSALHRASPRLKLICLVVFAVIVVATPREWFVAFACYAAFVIGMLVLARVSLRTVLRRMVIEVPFLVFAALMPFIATGPRVEVGPFTLSVEGLWGAWGLLIKATLALLASVVLVSTTEPRRIVLALESLRLPRQLTSIMAFMLRYLDVIVGESGRMRTARASRGFEPRGPRSWGVLATGVGALFARSHARGERVHLAMLARGYAEGGAP is encoded by the coding sequence ATGACCCGATCGGTGTGGGGGCATTCGCCCGGCGACTCCGCACTGCACCGCGCGTCGCCTCGGCTCAAGCTGATCTGCCTCGTCGTCTTCGCGGTGATCGTCGTCGCCACTCCGCGGGAGTGGTTCGTCGCGTTCGCCTGCTACGCGGCGTTCGTCATCGGGATGCTGGTGCTCGCCCGAGTCTCGCTCCGCACCGTGCTGCGACGAATGGTGATCGAGGTGCCGTTCCTCGTGTTCGCTGCGCTCATGCCGTTCATCGCCACCGGCCCACGCGTCGAGGTGGGCCCGTTCACGCTTTCCGTCGAGGGACTCTGGGGCGCGTGGGGTCTGCTCATCAAAGCGACCCTCGCGCTGCTGGCCTCCGTGGTGCTCGTGAGCACGACCGAGCCGCGCCGCATCGTGCTGGCGCTGGAGTCGCTCAGGCTGCCGCGCCAGCTGACCTCGATCATGGCGTTCATGCTGCGCTACCTCGATGTGATCGTCGGAGAGTCGGGGCGCATGCGCACCGCGCGCGCGTCCCGCGGTTTCGAGCCGCGCGGGCCGCGGTCGTGGGGCGTGCTGGCCACCGGTGTCGGAGCGCTCTTCGCGAGATCCCACGCCCGCGGCGAGCGCGTGCACCTGGCGATGCTCGCCCGCGGATACGCCGAAGGCGGAGCCCCGTGA
- a CDS encoding energy-coupling factor ABC transporter ATP-binding protein: MTSTGASVSVRDLRFAYPGGRDCAPAVLDGVSFEITAGERVAVLGPNGAGKTTLMLQLNGILSPSSGEVAIGGTTLARDTLREIRRRVGLVFQDPDDQLFMPTVGEDVAFGPSNFGVRGAELQARVTSALVRVGLADAASRPPQHLSLGQRRRAAIATILSMDVDVVVLDEPTSNLDPSARRELSATLDALPATVIVVTHDLPYALELCPRALVLDGGRIVADGPTRELLADAAFMAAHGLELPWGFDPLRTPDPR, encoded by the coding sequence GTGACCTCGACGGGCGCATCGGTGTCGGTCCGCGACCTGCGCTTCGCGTACCCGGGCGGTCGCGACTGCGCGCCGGCCGTACTCGACGGTGTGAGCTTCGAGATCACGGCTGGCGAGCGTGTGGCGGTTCTGGGACCGAACGGGGCCGGCAAGACGACGCTGATGCTGCAGCTCAACGGCATCCTCTCCCCATCCTCGGGCGAGGTCGCTATCGGCGGCACCACGCTCGCGCGCGACACGCTGCGCGAGATCCGCCGGCGCGTCGGGCTCGTCTTCCAGGATCCGGACGACCAGCTGTTCATGCCCACCGTCGGGGAGGACGTCGCATTCGGGCCGTCCAACTTCGGCGTCCGCGGCGCAGAGCTCCAGGCCCGCGTCACGAGCGCGCTGGTTCGGGTCGGACTGGCGGATGCGGCATCCCGCCCTCCGCAGCATCTGTCGCTCGGTCAGCGCCGCCGTGCTGCGATCGCGACCATCCTCTCGATGGATGTGGATGTCGTCGTGCTGGACGAGCCGACCTCGAACCTCGACCCGTCCGCGCGCCGCGAGCTCTCCGCGACGCTGGATGCACTGCCGGCGACCGTGATCGTCGTGACCCACGACCTGCCCTACGCGCTTGAGCTGTGTCCGCGCGCGCTGGTGCTGGATGGGGGCCGCATCGTCGCGGACGGACCGACGCGCGAACTCCTGGCAGACGCCGCGTTCATGGCCGCGCACGGGCTCGAGCTGCCGTGGGGCTTCGATCCCCTGCGCACGCCCGATCCGCGCTGA
- a CDS encoding urease subunit beta, translated as MVSRKPQYQHTGDDIEINAGRASVTIKVTNTGDRPVQIGSHFHFFEVNRAIRFERERAWGMHLDIPAGTGVRFEPGETKQVTLVAYAGGRHVVGFNALVNGGLDAPQTRIDAMKRLAEKEFENGAPDSKVGTPAAKSTTKNEKGN; from the coding sequence ATGGTCAGCAGGAAGCCGCAGTATCAGCACACCGGCGATGACATCGAGATCAACGCCGGACGCGCGTCAGTGACGATCAAGGTCACCAACACGGGCGATCGGCCGGTGCAGATCGGCTCGCACTTCCACTTCTTCGAGGTGAACCGCGCCATCCGCTTCGAGCGCGAGAGAGCGTGGGGCATGCACCTGGACATCCCGGCGGGCACCGGCGTCCGCTTCGAGCCAGGAGAGACCAAGCAGGTCACGCTCGTGGCGTACGCGGGCGGCCGCCACGTCGTCGGCTTCAACGCACTCGTCAACGGCGGTCTGGACGCGCCGCAGACCCGGATCGACGCGATGAAGCGTCTCGCGGAGAAGGAGTTCGAGAACGGCGCACCCGATTCCAAGGTCGGCACGCCCGCCGCGAAGTCGACGACGAAGAACGAGAAGGGGAACTGA
- a CDS encoding urease accessory protein UreF — MTTSTSIGRLLVSLQLSDSAFPSGFYTMSHGLEGFAQARLIPAGGAGALLEDLLVASIGPGDATALARAHNAAERRDWDAVTELDHLLFASKLNAELRVASTRSGRQLIDIAAETFAGAEGGADIAEWARRVKAKASPGCQPVATAVCYAATGVPVAEAVASDLFAFCVSFAGAALRLRLTDHRGAQVMLREIQPIIEVVTADAAVRPAADIGGFVPNADIASAAHERADARLFTS, encoded by the coding sequence ATGACGACATCGACCTCGATCGGACGGCTGCTGGTCAGCCTGCAGCTGTCCGACTCCGCATTCCCCAGTGGCTTCTACACGATGTCGCACGGGCTGGAGGGCTTCGCCCAGGCACGGCTGATTCCTGCCGGTGGAGCGGGCGCGCTCCTCGAGGACCTGCTGGTGGCATCCATCGGGCCCGGGGACGCGACGGCGCTCGCCCGCGCCCACAACGCCGCGGAGCGGCGGGACTGGGACGCGGTGACCGAGCTCGACCATCTGCTGTTCGCGTCGAAGCTGAACGCCGAGCTGCGCGTCGCCTCTACCCGCAGCGGTCGGCAGCTGATCGACATCGCCGCCGAGACCTTCGCCGGAGCCGAGGGCGGCGCCGACATCGCGGAGTGGGCCCGGCGCGTGAAGGCCAAGGCATCGCCGGGGTGTCAGCCCGTCGCCACGGCGGTCTGCTACGCGGCGACCGGAGTGCCGGTGGCCGAGGCCGTGGCATCCGATCTGTTCGCCTTCTGCGTGAGCTTCGCGGGCGCCGCACTGCGTCTTCGTCTGACCGACCATCGCGGCGCGCAGGTGATGCTGCGCGAGATCCAGCCGATCATCGAGGTCGTGACAGCGGATGCCGCGGTCCGGCCCGCAGCCGACATCGGCGGCTTCGTCCCGAACGCCGACATCGCCTCCGCCGCCCACGAGCGTGCCGACGCGCGACTGTTCACCAGCTGA
- the ureC gene encoding urease subunit alpha: MAIIPRQTYTDLFGPTVGDRVQLADTNLIIEIEKDYAAGSYGDEVVYGGGKSARDGMAADPQASQSQGALDLVITNAIVMDAVIGIVKADIGVRDGRIVGIGKSGNPQTQAGVDPKLLVGPGTEVIAGEHLIATAGAMDSHVHFVSPQQAYAALSNGITTLFGGGTGPTDGTNGTTCTPGAWNIHRILQSFEGIPVNIGIHGKGNGSLPQALIEQIEAGAAGLKVHEDWGTTPAVIDMALQVADEYDVQVAIHTDSLNEAGFVEDTISAIDGRTIHTFHTEGAGGGHAPDIIRVAGYPNILPSSTNPTLPYTVNSVDELLDMVMVCHHLSHDSPEDLAFADSRVRAETISAETVLHDMGIISMFSSDSQAMGRIGESVTRAFQTAHHCKDKRGPLPEDADGNDNFRVLRYLAKVTINPAIAHGVSDYVGSLEPGKMADIVLWPIDAFAAKPKMVIKGGLINWALMGDPNASLPTPQPVYYRPMFGAFGTTLQKTRATFMSKASIAKGVPEQLGLQSQIFPVHGNRTIGKKDMVRNDATPVIEVDPETYTVTVDGERVHIEPAQSLPLSQLFFLV; the protein is encoded by the coding sequence ATGGCCATCATCCCTCGCCAGACCTACACCGACCTGTTCGGCCCGACCGTCGGCGATCGCGTGCAGCTCGCCGACACGAACCTCATCATCGAGATCGAGAAGGACTACGCCGCCGGCAGCTACGGCGACGAGGTCGTCTACGGGGGCGGCAAGTCCGCCCGCGACGGCATGGCCGCGGACCCGCAGGCCAGCCAGTCCCAGGGCGCGCTGGATCTCGTGATCACGAACGCGATCGTGATGGACGCCGTGATCGGCATCGTCAAGGCCGATATCGGCGTGAGGGACGGGAGGATCGTCGGGATCGGCAAGTCCGGCAACCCGCAGACGCAGGCCGGTGTCGACCCGAAGCTGCTGGTCGGGCCGGGCACCGAGGTGATCGCCGGCGAGCATCTGATCGCCACCGCCGGGGCGATGGACTCGCACGTGCACTTCGTCTCGCCGCAGCAGGCGTACGCCGCGCTCTCCAACGGGATCACCACCCTGTTCGGCGGCGGCACCGGACCGACCGACGGCACGAACGGCACCACCTGTACGCCGGGAGCGTGGAACATCCACCGCATCCTGCAGTCCTTCGAGGGCATCCCGGTGAACATCGGCATCCACGGCAAAGGCAACGGCTCGCTGCCGCAGGCGCTCATCGAGCAGATCGAGGCGGGCGCCGCAGGACTGAAGGTGCACGAGGACTGGGGCACCACACCCGCGGTGATCGACATGGCGCTGCAGGTGGCCGACGAGTACGACGTGCAGGTCGCCATCCACACCGACTCGCTCAACGAGGCCGGATTCGTCGAGGACACGATCTCGGCCATCGACGGCCGCACGATCCACACGTTCCACACCGAGGGCGCCGGCGGCGGCCACGCGCCGGACATCATCCGGGTGGCCGGGTACCCGAACATCCTGCCGTCCTCGACGAACCCGACGCTGCCCTACACGGTCAACTCGGTCGACGAGCTGCTGGACATGGTGATGGTGTGCCATCACCTCTCCCACGACAGCCCGGAAGACCTCGCCTTCGCCGACTCGCGCGTGCGGGCCGAGACGATCTCGGCCGAGACCGTGCTGCACGACATGGGCATCATCTCGATGTTCTCGTCGGACTCGCAGGCAATGGGCCGCATCGGTGAATCCGTGACGCGCGCCTTCCAGACGGCGCATCACTGCAAGGACAAGCGCGGGCCCCTCCCCGAGGACGCGGACGGAAACGACAACTTCCGCGTGCTGCGCTACCTCGCCAAAGTCACGATCAATCCGGCGATCGCGCACGGCGTCTCGGACTACGTGGGATCACTCGAGCCGGGGAAGATGGCCGACATCGTGCTGTGGCCGATCGACGCGTTCGCCGCCAAGCCGAAGATGGTCATCAAGGGCGGCCTGATCAACTGGGCGCTCATGGGTGACCCGAACGCATCGCTGCCGACGCCGCAGCCGGTCTACTACCGGCCGATGTTCGGCGCGTTCGGAACGACGCTGCAGAAGACGCGTGCGACATTCATGTCGAAGGCCTCGATCGCGAAGGGCGTCCCGGAGCAGCTCGGTCTGCAGAGCCAGATCTTCCCGGTGCACGGCAACCGCACGATCGGCAAGAAGGACATGGTGCGAAACGACGCCACGCCGGTCATCGAGGTCGACCCCGAGACGTACACGGTCACCGTCGACGGGGAGCGCGTCCACATCGAGCCCGCCCAGTCGCTGCCGCTCAGCCAGTTGTTCTTCCTCGTCTAG
- a CDS encoding PDGLE domain-containing protein, translated as MSASESPPPSAAQRGRISTRAFTIAALGIALVIACVVSLWASANPDGLEFVAGSTGFLDAAQDSATAGSPLADYGVVFVDNPWLSVALAGAIGCAVTFGLAWLVGRAAKRRSTDG; from the coding sequence ATGAGCGCCTCGGAGTCGCCCCCGCCATCCGCCGCACAGCGCGGGCGCATCTCCACCCGAGCCTTCACGATCGCCGCTCTGGGGATCGCCCTGGTCATCGCGTGCGTCGTCAGCCTGTGGGCATCGGCGAACCCCGACGGCCTCGAGTTCGTCGCCGGCTCGACCGGCTTCCTCGACGCCGCACAGGACAGCGCGACGGCGGGCAGCCCGCTCGCCGACTACGGCGTCGTGTTCGTCGACAACCCATGGCTCTCGGTGGCCCTCGCCGGCGCGATCGGCTGCGCCGTCACCTTCGGGCTCGCCTGGCTGGTCGGCCGCGCCGCCAAGCGACGCTCGACCGACGGCTGA
- a CDS encoding TetR/AcrR family transcriptional regulator: protein MSAQKIDEAGTAPDPTRRMSSDERREQIVEAAIAVFGAKGYVGTTTDDVARAASVSQPYVVRLFGTKENLFLAALDDALKQLLTAFRTVPDDTDLHDRGEAMGAAYLGLLRVRGLHQILSHAFLLGAHPVIGPVARGGFAQVWHYLRDEAGFSAEEAQKFLAAGMLINTMIGLRLTDEYGKDAGMTELFNECFPVSVQYVLDEAPRVDEAW from the coding sequence GTGAGCGCGCAGAAGATCGACGAGGCTGGAACCGCCCCCGACCCGACCAGGCGGATGAGCTCCGACGAGCGACGGGAGCAGATCGTCGAGGCCGCGATCGCGGTCTTCGGCGCCAAGGGCTATGTCGGCACGACCACGGACGACGTCGCGCGCGCGGCATCCGTTTCCCAGCCCTACGTCGTCCGCCTCTTCGGGACGAAGGAGAACCTCTTCCTCGCGGCGCTCGACGATGCGCTGAAGCAGCTGCTCACGGCCTTCCGGACGGTGCCCGACGACACGGACCTGCACGATCGCGGCGAGGCGATGGGCGCCGCCTACCTCGGCCTGCTGCGGGTGCGGGGACTCCATCAGATCCTGTCGCACGCGTTCCTGCTCGGCGCCCACCCGGTCATCGGGCCGGTCGCGCGGGGCGGATTCGCGCAGGTGTGGCACTACCTGCGCGACGAGGCCGGCTTCTCGGCGGAGGAGGCGCAGAAGTTCCTCGCCGCGGGGATGCTCATCAACACGATGATCGGCCTGCGCCTGACCGACGAGTACGGCAAGGACGCCGGGATGACCGAGCTGTTCAACGAGTGCTTCCCGGTGAGCGTCCAGTACGTGCTCGACGAAGCGCCGCGCGTCGACGAGGCCTGGTAG
- a CDS encoding urea transporter: MSTATAKTGPNTWVQYGLGMLHGPSQIYFQQNVVTGLLILVAFVVADWRMGILAVIGATGGILGGRLIGFDLASVAAGMQSFCGTLVGAAVFAALGGDAWWSYVLAFVGGIATGLVTWLVTQLFAQTPLRSYDLPYTTAPFVIVAAVIALSTLQLAVDSPPTILTTDPVPAFLASLLTNVSQVVLVDSLLSGALILIGLFVANWRVGIAALLGSVVGSVTAVVMGEPQSEIANGLANYSGVLTAIALAVTFLRSSTWSWLYALPWIVVTAVVTLVMHRLGLETYTWPYILTTWAALIVAHHVGALKRT, from the coding sequence ATGAGCACTGCGACCGCGAAGACCGGACCGAACACCTGGGTGCAGTACGGGCTGGGCATGCTGCACGGGCCGTCGCAGATCTACTTCCAGCAGAACGTCGTCACCGGCCTGCTGATCCTGGTCGCGTTCGTCGTCGCAGACTGGCGGATGGGGATCCTCGCGGTGATCGGGGCGACCGGCGGGATCCTCGGCGGGCGTCTCATCGGGTTCGACCTCGCATCGGTCGCGGCCGGCATGCAGTCCTTCTGCGGCACCCTCGTCGGCGCCGCAGTCTTCGCCGCGCTCGGCGGCGATGCGTGGTGGAGCTACGTGCTGGCCTTCGTCGGCGGCATCGCGACCGGGCTGGTGACCTGGCTCGTCACGCAGCTGTTCGCACAGACGCCGCTGCGCTCCTACGATCTGCCGTACACCACGGCCCCCTTCGTGATCGTCGCCGCCGTCATCGCCCTCTCGACGCTGCAGCTGGCGGTGGACTCGCCGCCGACGATCCTGACCACCGATCCGGTGCCCGCGTTCCTGGCCTCCCTGCTCACGAACGTCTCGCAGGTCGTGCTCGTCGACAGCCTCCTCTCGGGCGCGCTGATCCTCATCGGATTGTTCGTGGCGAACTGGAGGGTCGGCATCGCCGCGCTCCTGGGCAGTGTCGTCGGGTCGGTCACCGCGGTGGTCATGGGCGAGCCGCAGAGCGAGATCGCCAACGGCCTCGCGAACTACTCCGGGGTCCTGACGGCCATCGCGCTCGCCGTCACGTTCCTGCGCAGCAGCACCTGGTCGTGGCTGTACGCGCTGCCGTGGATCGTCGTCACCGCCGTGGTGACCCTGGTGATGCACCGGCTGGGCCTGGAGACCTACACCTGGCCCTACATCCTCACGACGTGGGCCGCGCTGATCGTCGCGCATCACGTCGGTGCGCTGAAGCGGACCTGA